CTGTTACGAAGAAAGGATTACAGTCGTAAATAACACAATGGAAATGGTGTAACCTATTTGATTAAGAACTTGCCTGTAATAGACTAATGACCGGTTTTTTGCGAAATAAATGGCCTTTCGTGAGAACTTGTAATACGAAAATCACTTTGAGCTGAAAAAAATGATGTATTTAGTTAAAATTATCCTTGGAAGAAATCATTCAAAAGCAAAAACGGTGTTTACATTATAAAATACTTCGTTGATTACAATATCTTGTACATATTCTATAGGTATGAGAGCGTTGCGCACCGTACCGCTGGCGTAGGTCGTCGAACATTGCATCGCAAAGTCCTTCACCAGCACTAAACTTTCCGACTTTATAACATTGTTGTACAAGTATACAAGAGTGGCGATAGGCAACACAAACAGCGCGTGCAGAGTGGTTAAcctgaa
The Anopheles moucheti chromosome 2, idAnoMoucSN_F20_07, whole genome shotgun sequence genome window above contains:
- the LOC128297734 gene encoding phosphatidylinositol N-acetylglucosaminyltransferase subunit H, translating into MVFLWTSSGKQIHVKIVHKSDNVLQLSVENVEAHRERHRLLILELGTLFCFAVCVFLFRLTTLHALFVLPIATLVYLYNNVIKSESLVLVKDFAMQCSTTYASGTVRNALIPIEYVQDIVINEVFYNLKVIFVLQVLTKGHLFRKKPVISLLQHLKPGLSCLKIIYHELQSVLELQDC